Part of the Lolium rigidum isolate FL_2022 chromosome 6, APGP_CSIRO_Lrig_0.1, whole genome shotgun sequence genome, AAGAAGAACCGGGCAGCCTAGGGTTCCCGAGTGCGGCGCGCAGGGGGATTTGTAGGCACCGGCGAACCGGCGGAGCTGATCTTGGCGCGGGGCAGCGGCGATGGCATCGGCGGTGACACGCGACTGCTCGCGTgcttgaggaagaagacgatgaagGGGTAAGCGGGCTTGGGCCGCTGCCGGGCTTCGTCCGGGCTGCTGGTTGGGctacgcgagagagagagagagagagagagagagagagagagagagagagagagagagagagagagagagagagagagagagagagagagagagagagagagagagagagagagagagagagagagagagagagagagagagagagagagagagagagagagagagagagagagagagagagagagagagagagagagagagagagagagagagagagagagagagagagagagagagagagagagagagagagagagagagagagagagagagagagagagagagagagagagagagagagagagagagagagagagagagagagagagagagagagagagagagagagagagagagagagagagagagagagagagagagagagagagagagagagagagagagagagagagagagagagagagagagagagagagagaggctggGCTGGCAGCCCAAACCAGAGAAGAGGGTTTCTCCTCTCCTTTTCTATATCTATTTttcaaataaaatcttttgatgtTTTGAATTTCCTTTGAAGATTCAAACTTTTCTGACATTTTTAAAACACATGTGGAGTTCTTAACATATTGCAGAAGTCCCACAAAACCTTACTTTGGATTTTTGAAACCTTTGAGAGCAATTGAAAAGAGAGAGATTTAGACAAACCTTAGGGTTTTCAAATCAATTCATTGATTTCTTAGGAAAATTATGATGCAAACTTCGGACGAACCCTGATAGAACTTGTAATGGGCCCAGCTATTGTGATGGAAACTTCGGACGAAACCAACTACTAGATAGTTCGGTTAACCTTTCACCTCTATATGAACGATTTACACGTGAGTATCGCTTCAAGCCTCCACCGGAGATTACCCTAGATTCGGCCCATCGGATAATGGATAACACGAGATTAACTGGATAATTGTCTGCCCCATACCCAAACTTAAATGGATAATTATTTTTAATGCATACCTTACCGAAACGATCGTGGATACTTATTTGGGTAGGGATTGTGGTTATCCAACGGCAGGTGACTTTGGACTAGGAACTACTAAGGTAAACATCTCCAACAGTTCGATGCAAGACAGGCGTGAAAAGCATCCGTCTGCCTTCGTTTGCGTAGGGCCACGGAGATCAAATTGGTTGCCCGACCACCAATGTTCGTTTATTACTCCTGATGAtgcattttaaaatttgaaaacattttttttattgTGATAGATTGAAACAATTACATACATAGATTTTTTTTCATATGTTTTCACACATACATAAATTTGAAATAGTGCAAAATGAGGAAACATAACTAGTGGGTTGTGTTGGCCTCGGGTTCTTCGCTGTGAAGAAAgaacacccaatcacccaaaatAGAGTTATGGGCGTCCGCGCCTTCGTCGCTGCGATGGAAGAACATTCAGAAACCTATACTATTGATTTCAGCTGACACTTGCCATCTTCACAGCAAAGAAGAACACCCAGAAACCTACAACTAGTCGTTGATGTCTTCACCGGAATCGTCGCTATGGTAGTGCGTGCGGCAGGATGATGCGCATGTCACAATCGCCTTCCTATCGAAAGTCTGACCTCTAGGATGTGGGAGCAGGCAAATTTCTCGAAGCCAgcattgaggtacatcttgccttgcccgtcgaacaggacctcgacGGGCCACCGACAAAAGCCGCAGCTGGCTTCCTTCAAATTCACGGTGGCTGGCTTCTGGCCGTCGACAAACTCTACGAACTTGCCTGGTAGTCTCTTTCTGCCGAAAGGGTCCTCGGTGATGTGGACGACGAACTCGAAGTACATGTCATGGAGCCACTCCGAGTCCGTAGGGGAGGGCGAGCGCGCAGTCAATAGAGAGTGTGCAGTCACAATAGATGTAGCACGGCCGCCTCTACCCCTGCCCCGGCCATGGCGGCCGCATCCACGGGCTCAGCCCCTAGGACGCGCCATGGAGAGCGTGGAGGTGGATGACGGCGCTAGGGTTGGGGATCCACCGCCCCATTTTATACACCAGAGGCAGCCGAGGGAGAGGCTTTGCGCATTAAGGCAGGCACCCATTGCTAGGCCTCGGGACCTGCATCGCTGCGTGGCTATTAATTCACTTGGTAGGATGCAGAAGCGGAGCGACGCCACCCCGCTAGTACTGTCGCGCCGTGCAGAAGACGAAGCAGACATGAcatggtcgctgccaggcgggcccgaggcAGAGAGGAGTGGTCACACACGGCATCCACACAACCGCATGCCTGGCGCAAATTTAGGTCGCATTTGCGTCTCGATGTTATTGGCCGCGTTCACTTTATATCTTTTTACGTTGGGCCCCTAGGATGCCCCAAATACAAGACGTTTCGGCCCAAACCTACCTTGCTCCGCTTGTTAAAAGTTAGCCTCTCTTTAATATGAATTTAAATCACAACATAACACTAGATGTCCTAGGTTCCGCCCTCACTTGCAACATGATGGTTCCTGACAGCCACTCCccaggatgcatggttctaaaacCCGCGTTATAAGCAGCAACGCAGTTTAGCTGCAGGACACCCTCTACGGTCCACCGGTAGACTCCATTTCCCGCTACCTAGTCCTTTGTGCTTGTTGCCTTATTTTTTCGAGTACGCGCAGGAGATCTGCGTGTTTTGTATTAAGCTCGAAGGGGAAAAAGACCAACGTCCAGTACAGAGAAAGAACTCGCACCAGGCGTCCACAGACGGAGCTGGCCACACCACCCACCCAAACAGAGGCTACTCCCCCTGGTGTCTACCTAAACCACGACTAGAGAGCCACAGATGCCACTCCTCTCTAATCCGGCGACCAAGCTCCTCAGGGTTGGTTTCGATGTTGTCGAAGACGCGAGCGTTGGGCTCTAGCCATAGGCTCCGGATAACGAGGGAGATGAGGGAGTTCGCCATCTTACGCTGGCCTACGGGCCGCTGCTGGACTGCCTCCGGCCACCAGTCGGAGAGTGGGGCAGCCGGGGAGGGGAGCGGGGTGCGCAGTTCGGAGTTGGTAGTTGCTCAGACCACCTTGTTGCCTTTTTTTCGGGGTGCTTGTTGCCCTTCTTGAAGAGCTCTAGATACTCATCAGCTTAACTGACAGACAGAGAACAATTTAAGCAGCACTGACCATTAATTCTCCCTCTCTAAATTTGTTTCTATTATATTATGGAACGAAACAATCCATCCAGGAATTAATTGCTGGCTGATAATTTACTGCATATTTTTGTTCTTCTTTTAAAAACAAATATTTGTGGCTTTTTagaataaaaggctgtgtgcatcgtaTGATGCAGCAGAGGCCGGGTATCCCCCATTTGGGGGAAAAAAAGCTGACCTAGAGTAATTTACAAAAATATAAGACTTCATTTTATGAACGGGCAGATGGTACTCATTGCTTTTTAATGTCTCCTGGATATAGCACGGGGATGGCGCAGGCTGGTCATGCATGAGAAGAACAGCACCCCGAGGCCAACGTCCCTAGCCCACTCCAGCCACCAGTGCACGCAGCGCTTAGGTACGACTCTGTGGCCACCACCCTCGAGAACGCCTTTCGTGGCCGGCGGCGATATGTCGGGTACTTGGACTCCACGACACAATTGTGAATGGAGAAGCCCGTGTTCTAGTTCCAGTCCTTCCAGCCCTGCGCCATATGAAGCTGCATGTCTGCCCTGATGCTAGCGGCAGCTCGTACTGTGGTAGGGTTGGTAGTGTGTTTCATGGTTGATAGCGTGGCTAGCGCTGCTAGGGTTGGAATAGGAGAGAAGAAATTAGAATTGTCGTGGACTGTACGTGATCTAGACATGACAGCAGATTTACAACTCGTCAAGATCATAGGGGCACAAAAAGGTGATAAATTAAATTAGGGAGAGATTGTTGAAATTAATCGAAGCATCTTATTACTTTAAGGAGTACAACCCGTGCGTCAGGCTAGGCTCCTAGCTGAGTTTTTAGTTTTTGGTAAGTGTTTGGTCCAAGTCGGTACTGTAATCGGAAATAGGCGTTTGAGTACTAGTTGTAGTTGGTCTGTCcgtgtagtacttggtttgtgtctgACTCAGTTTGGGTAAATCCCTTGGCGTACGTGTATATAACTATATATACAGAAGGGTGGTCAGCAGATTTGTAGTCGTGAGTTTTTTTTTCCAACCGGGCTAGCCCCTTTTGTAGTCGTAAATTGTACCGACTAAAACGGAAAAATAAAGAGGAAAAATTTAGGGTGCCACACGCATTTCTGGCAaaaggtttcttgcatttgtatgCTCGGTCTAGTTTAATGCGATTGATCTGTTGACGAATACCAACATCAGAGGCACGAAGAAAGAAGGGCGGCTGTGTAGAATTcgaagatgaagatgatggccCCAGTCGAGTTATTGGATGAGTTAGTTCTGGAGGTCCTTATTCGTCTACCTGTCAAATCCCTTTTGCGGTTCAAGTCAGTCAGCAAGGCTTGGCGCGCAATCATCTCGGACCCCTCTTTCATCCGCGAGCACCTGGAGTACTCCGCCTCGAAACGGAAGCGGAACCCATCGGTGCTCATCGCCCCCCACGTCCTCGACAGCATCATCGAAGGGGAGGATTGGCCTACGACGTTCTCAACCCAAATCTGCTTCTACGAATGGCTGCCAGGCTCAGCCACAGCCGAGGCAAGGCTGATGCACAGCCAAGACTTTCCCGGCGAGTTCAGGTCGGTGTGCTACATTGCCCACTGCGACGGCCTGGTGCTTCTCCCCACCAACACCAACGTCTACCTTTTCAATCCGGCCACGAGAGACACGCTGAGATTGCCAGCAGAAACTAACCCGAACAAAATACCAGTGCCACCTTACATTTGTCTCCCAGCAGGGCTCGGCCTGGATCCTCGCACCGGCAGGTACAAGGTAGTTCGCTCGTTCTACCGCTCCATAGATCCTGTCACGGACGTTTTCCACATGGGTATGCAAGTGTACACCGTCGGTGAGGCAGATGCTTCATGGAGAGATACAGCTGCTGATCCACCGTACACCGTCGTGGAATGGATCACCGCCAAATCAGTTGAGGGGCGCATGTTTTGGGTTATTGACACGAACTATAAGCCGCGTCCTCCCCGTTGCCTTCTCCGCTTTAACCTGGAAGACGAGACATTCGGCCTCACCGGTTTGCCTGCTTCCTTGGACCCTGGCCTCGATTCCTTCTCGTTGGACGTGATGCATGAGAAGCTATGCCTGATCGCTTCTAGCAGCAGTAGTACGCCTGGCGGCACGCAGCCTGCAGCTTTGTCTATCTGGATattggtacaagatgatgctcgtATGAACTCGCGATGGGAACAGCGCTACTCAATACAGACGACACAGGTTCGCCGTCTAATGGTAATGGGTCATCTTTCAGATGATGTGGTAATGCTATATGCACGCCGCCGTCTCTGTCGCCACCGGCTACACACGACTGAACTGACGAAGATGTGTAACATGGATGGGCTGAAATACCACCGTCATAGAGCAGGCGCCGTCGGTCCTGCTGGGCGTAATATATTCTTCTTCAATGTAACACCTTACATGGAAAGTCTGGTTCGAGTTACTGCCTAGCAGAGCCTCTCTTAGGCCGTTCCAGCTCGCGAGAAGCTTAATGTGctttaaaaacaaaaaacaaagtacAATCATAGACGCTCAACATATATTTATCTCTACGAACATATACATACACACCCTATttcatgagcacctccaagaaccGGAGTTTAAGAAACTGATTCGACGGGTCTTAGATTGATAAAGTCACCACAGACGTTTCGCTATCGACGAGAACGTCATCTCCTACTGAAAGAATATTTTGCCTTTATAAGACACCAAAGTTTCAAACCTAGAATTTAAATTCTAATAGACTGGAGATGCCACTGCCCACCTAACCATCCAAGCACGGATTGATTCTCAAGATTGTTGCGCTTCTCTGTGCGTATTTGTTACAATAAGTAGTGTACTCCCTCCTGCTCATAAGGATCATTTCATATAAATATTGAGACCGAGAGCTCTACTACTCCCTCCTTTCGCTCTTATAACTTTACTATTATAAGATATTTAGTGTAGACTAGATCAAAATAAGCGAATCTATCCACTGAAACACGTCTTGATACACATACTTTTTTAGAAGAATGTTGGATGAAGTGGAACGGTATTGTAGGCTTAGTGTGGCATATATAAAAAAACAGGATTGATTATCAAACCGGTCAAGCTGGCGGTTCACTGGTTTGACCATTGGTTCACCAGTTCAATAGTTGGACTGTTAATTGAAAATTAAGTCATGCGACGTGAAAGGTTTTGATTCCAAATGGTATCAACTCATCGAACAATTTATTAGAGGAGGAAGTGTAGGGATCAAggtcaatgatgatattggtcactaTTTTTAAACTAGGAAGTGTCTTCGACATGGTGACTCACTATCACCTATGTTGTTCAACATTGTTGCAGATATGCTAGCCATCCTAATAGCATGGGCGAAAGAGGATGGACAGATAGGAAGTCTTATCCCTCATCTAGTTGAGGGAGGAATTTCTATActgcaatatgccgatgatacgatACTTTTCATGGAACACGACTTTGAAAAGGCTGTAAATATGAAACTTATAttgtttctttgaagaattgtcAGGACTAAAAATCAATTTTCACAAAAGCGAGATTTTCTATTTTGGTAAGGCTAAAGAGGAAGAGGTGCAGTATACACAACTATTTGGTTGTGAATCTAGTTCTTTACCCTTCAGGTATTTGGGTATTCCAATACATTATAGAAAGTTAAAAAAACTCCGAATGGAATCCAGTTGAAAGTCGTTTTGAGAGAAAACTTGGGTGTTGGGCTGGAAAGATGTTATCATATGGGGATCACCTTGTATTGATTAACTCTGTTTTTACtagtttaccgatgtttatgttatccttcTTTGATATACCTAGAGGGGTAAGGAAGAGATTTGATTTTTTCCGATCACGTTTCTTTTGGCAATgtgaggaaaataaaaaaaaatcgatTAACTAAGTGGAACTTGATTTGCAGACCTAAGGACCAAGGTGGTCTTAGAATTGAAGTACTGGAGATTGAAAATTCTTGTCTGATTAGTAAATGGCTATATAAGCTCCTTTGTGAAGAATTACAACTCTTAAAAAACAAGTACCTATCATAGAAAACTTTGGCTGAAGTTGAAAGTAAGCCTACTGATTCACCTTTCTGGAAATGACTAATGAAAGTTAAAGGATAATTTTTTAGCAGACAAAAATTTGAAGTATGTTCCGGAGAAGGAGTTCGATTTTGGGAAGATAGATGGTTAGGTGAGCAGACCCTTGCATCTCAGTATCCCCTGCTATAGAACATAGTCAATCGTAAGCATGATACTGTGGCAAATGTCATGAGTTCAACTCCGTAAAATATTGGTTTTCGGAGAAGGCTGATTGGTGATAAATGCGATCAATGGGTACACTTATGCCAAAGGTTAATGGAGATAACTCTAAATAATTGTCAAGACAAGTTTGTTTGGGGCCTAACTTCTTCGGGGAAATTCACCATCAAATCTATGAATGGTGACATGTTAAATGGGCATAGATACATTCGTAAATATCTTTGGAAACTAAAAATCTCACTTAAAATgaaaatctttatgtggttccttagtaaaaGAAGTCATTTTGACTCGTGATAATCTAGCAAAGAGAAATTggaatgaaaatatgaaatgttgtttctgtgacgctgaggaatcagttgaacatttgtttatttcctgtccttttgctagaattatttggcgggtggtttttgctgcatataatattccacctccatccaatgtcacaaatatgtttgggaattggcttaatggaactgacaaaactgataaagctaggattcgcatcggtgtttcggctttatgttggtcaatatggaaTTACAGAAAcgatattgtttttaacaaaaaggactctactaatttcttgcaggttattcacactatggtccactggatccagctttggtgcttcttgctcccggaggaccagcgggagtgcatgatttctggatgcaaccgccttcgaatggttgcccaggatatttCCTACCAGGCTACTTGGAGGTCTATTAAGATATTATAGAAGGTGCTTAGATTGCAGACTTCCTATTTTTGGGTGGTTGATATTTGTATCGATCCTCGTTGATCCATGAATTGTAAACTTTGAATATTCAGGTTtttaataaaaggttgtgtgcatcaaccgatgcagaggtcGGGGGTgtaccccatttcaaaaaaatgaaaattaagATTATTTTTATTAGTAATAGAGAAATATAAATCTTAAGTAGCTTACGCGCCTCTAACAAACTAGCCAAATACCCGTGTTGATACGGTGAAGAAGAAAAATCAGGATGTGACACCGCACGCGACAATTGCACCTACCTCAAGGCAGGAGGGGAGAAGTTTGTCCTAAGCTCCGACATCGAGATTGGAATGGATGTGCTTTTTCCTCAAATGGGGGAATTATCACCCCAGCCTCTGTATCCAAGAGATGCACACAACTTATTTATtacattattcacaacaccttacaagaggaaTTACAAAGATCGAACTGAAGCCACCAaactagcgacaactcgctagtCCTACAACACCGATGAAGAGGGAGTCCATGAAGAGAGCCAACACCATGACATCACACCAACGCGCATCATCTATAAACCGAAGGCCTCAACAAGTCTCCCAACAGCGAGCAAGTGGCACAACCGGCCCGGCAGACCCTCAGCGCGTACCATTATACACGCTCCAGAAGTCCTCGCCACCACCATCTTCCGCATACCCATCTTCATGAGAGATCAATGCAATGACCTTGCGAGACCTGCAACCAACGCTGCCATGACGCCAGATAGCTCCACCACCATGCGCGCGTCGAACATGACGTATCCGATGTTGAGACCCCATTTCACCACGCCACCGAGACTCGTCATCTTCAACACGAAAGAAAAATGCCGCTCCACCTCAGGACCCCTCCAGCTTGCATATGATCCATAGATGATGCCCCCAGGAGGGAGAATGACGCGTAGGGTTGCCCTCAGAGTAGTCCGGTCTAGCAGACAATATGCATCAGTTGTGACAAGATCTCCAAGACGATGCCTCCATGGGGGTATGACATGATGTGCCACCATCAACTAGTCTGGAGGATCTAGGGTTCCCTCATAGACTCTTGGCCATATATGGATGACAACCGTACCACACGCTTGACACCGACAATGGAAACCGCCACCACATAGCGAGGACGTTGTTGATGAGGCTCAGGAAGACGACCCACCATCACAAGGGCCTCCGTTTCCAAACTAGGGCCGCCGCCCTGGGATCCGACCTCCCTCAACGAATGTCGGAGTTGCCACCGCCGCGCGGCTTCTACACCCACGCACCTCCCCGCACTGGTGAACCTCCCCGTCGAGGTGTCCGGGCGAAAGAGAGATCCTCGCCGCCGCTAGCGTTGGCTAGGCTTTGCCTAGCGGCGGCTAGGGAGGATGGGGGAAGGGAGGTGGGGGCTTggtggtggtggctagggtttatcTCCCTGGTTGAGTTGAATTGGCCGGTTTGGTGAATGTGTGTGGGTGTGTTTCATCTTGGTCGGTTGCAATCCAACGCTCATGCACAAAGTTCAAGGTATGTGAAAGTTCTCATGCGAAAATCTGGGATCAAACAAAAATTATTTTTCCTTTGTCATGAACACATAAATGCTACAACAACGTAATTTTGTTATTACGATATAATTTCCATTTTTGGTTTTAATGTCCCAGAAAATACCAAAGGAAGTTTTTCGGGCCTCGGTATTCCGACAAATGGGTAATTGCGCTTATTATGGGTGGAAGAGATCAAACCAAATTAGGCCGTGACACCACTCATGATCCCTGCATCTACCTCAAGGCAGGAGGGAAGAAGTTTGTTCGAAGCACCGACATTGAGATTGGAATGGACATGCTTATCGCACTTCACTATAACAACTATTAGCCGCATATCATCACACCGCACATGGGTTGTATGCTTCTATGTAGAATCCATTGATCATCTCACCAGAAGATGATCCCCGAGTCTAAAGCAATGGAAACTTTGGATCAAGTTCGTCGGTTTAGTGAATGGTATGTGGGTATGTTCCTTCTTGGTCGGTTACAATCCGACGCTCATACACAaagttcatggtatgtgaatattTTTCTCATGTAAAAATCTGGGATCAAAAAAAATCCTTTGTCATAAACACATAAATGCTACAACAATGTAATTTGTTATTACAATACAACTTCCACGTTTTGTTTTTATGTTCCAGAAAATACAGAAGGAATTTTTGGGGCCTCGATATTCCAACAAATAGGTAATTGCACTGATTATGGGTGGAAGAGATCAAACCAAATCAGGCAGTGACATTGCACCTGATCCACTGCATCTACCTCAAGGTAGGAGGTAAGAAGTTTGTTCAAAGCACCAACATCGAGATTAGTATGGACGTGATTTTCACCGCTTAACTTGCTTTAGTACTTGTTCCATATTCAGATTTGCTGCATGTGATTAGTAGTATCCGTGATATTACTTTGGGTAACTAAACTCACTAGAAAATATACCTAATGATACAACTAGATATACGTTTTCTGTTTGAAAACCTAAAACATCATATAATAGCGAACGGAGGAGGTAGTATCTGAAAGTCGTTCGCTCTTCGTGATTCATGCCCCCACGTTAATAGTGAAACCATAATGAAATCTCGGCATTTCAGGAAAAAAATACATAGACTTCACACATATTGaattagttagagcatctccagccgcgtcccccaaatcgtcccccaaagcgcgccagattgagcgtttgggggacgtatttcgttggtgccgcgtttgggggacgttgctccccagtcgcgtcccccaaacgccgcccccaaatattaaaaataatttaaataggtagaataaaactctttactaatattcaaatcggttcaacataaacaaaatacatataaaacttcgaaaaaacataattaaattacatataaattattttaaactactacttcttcttcttcgatgatggccccgcctcgtcgtcgtcatcacggtggcgcttcctgctcgtcacctcttccgaagaggcggtgtcggccgacgcgtcggagtcctcctcgttgtcgccggtgctcgccggctgcgccttggccttggccttggccttggcggtattggccttcgcgtccgcctccgccttcgcacgggccaccgccgcctcctctgatgacccttcttcctccgcgtcctcctccacgcccagccattcctccgcgatgtcaagtggcgggagggaatcgtcgtcgctgctgggcgtcggagctttctcccaccaatggcgccatccagcaggctttccctcgctggaggtgtcggacggaagctcggagatgtagctcatcgtcgctggaggtgtcggatgcggccggtgaagatccaatagcgccgacgtacgggtcttattgagcgcagatgatcggcggcgcagaagtcgaaaagaccagcggttgctcttccgaggagtcccgactccattccggcggttgccgcgtcgtcgacgcggttgccaatgcgacggttccgcttcccggcaactgcaacgtcgctacgtaggcggcggccGAGCTTCCGAgccgccgacgcgtcgggcccgcgtcggttcgcctcgctttcgttgtgtccggcgtgcccggagcgtcccctgtgggacggggacgggctcggggcgccggacaccgtatgggggcgcgccggacaaaaatgggctttgggggacgtggctggaacgcattttctgtccggcgcgccccaaatccctttcggggacgctttgggggacgcgactggagatgctcttagacattTTCAATTAAATTATGGTTAGCCGGTTCGCAAAAAAATATACAAAGTTCTattaaaaattattttttattttaaatatatgTCATATATCAATATGAAACATGACTAATACAACTAGGGAACCATATCAATGATGCAAAACTTGACTGAGAACGAAGTTAATTCTTAGCTAGTCGAGAACTAACAAATCCCTTAATGTAAATTAGTAACATTCACATTGATGCCAGCCATCCATATGCTCGTGTGTCATTTCTTGATTAGGTCGGCGGTGAAGGTGACGCCGGTGGACGGAAGCCAAGCGAGGCCGTCGATGAAGCGCCTCACGGTGAAGCGGCTGGCCCATTTCGGGTCCATGATGACGTGGTACCCCGGCCACCTCACCCGGCCGCCGACCCCGGCACCGGGCCCGAAGTTCCTGTACTCCCCGTAGAACAGCGTGCCGAGACCGACGTCCCCTGCCCACTCCAGCCACCCGCGCGAGCGCACGCCGGCGCCGAGGTACGACTCCATGACCACCACCCGCGAGAAGGGCTTCCACGGCCGGCCGAGGTAGGTCGGGTGCTTGGCCTCCACGACGCAGTTGTGGATGGAGAAGCCGGTGTTCTGGTTCGGGTCCTTCCGGCCTTGCGCTGTGACGCTACCCGTCTGCCCCGGCGCCAGCGGCAGCGTGGCGAGGGTGGTGCGCTGGATCACGGCGATGCCGTTGCCGAAGACGAAGTCGACGGTGCCGGAGACGCGGCAGTCGCGGTAGAACTGGCGGAGCGAGTGCGCGTACAGCGTGTCCTGGTGCCCCTCCACGGCGACGCGGAAGAAGGCGGAGCGGTCCGCGTCCACGCGCAGCGCCACCGCCTGGTGCGCCGCCGGCCCCGCCGTGTTGCGGATCGTCAGGTCCCGAGCCACGAACCCCGCGCCGGACACGGCTGCGTACACGCAAAGCGGCAGCATCTTTAGCTTTTGCGCATGGTCACGTGACGTGACAACGAGACAGAATACTGGACTTACCGAAGGTGGCGCTCCGGAACGTGGTCCAGCCGCTGGAGAAGCTTCGGCTGCCGGTGATGACGGTCTCGCCCATGCCCTCGCCGACGAGCATGAtgttggtcttcttcttcttcacgtcCACGTTCTCGTAGTACACCCCTCGCTTTACGTAGATGACGTACCTCCTCCTGCCGTGGTTCGGCGCGCGCGCCAC contains:
- the LOC124663149 gene encoding pectinesterase-like, whose product is MAPWTTKLLPLLLVLLLVARGGDGAAVFSGYTFKGQGEAEAFEDALLRQACFNVSSSGAGRGHCVSRLDTARGGAGSGPVPVLRAALRDTLSEAVGAVGSVARLASLSNHEREEMAVRDCIELLGYSVDELGWSLDAMAEPVDGAELETETGGVRSGARAEDDLHAWLSAALGNQDTCTEGFRGTDGRLLRRVEASVAQLTQLVSNLLAMHKRLRSIMPLGQRGKNDTAASGADSELPPWVADIAGGINEEISEKARARGRSGGKKAMRVDVVVAQDGSGRYRSVGEAVARAPNHGRRRYVIYVKRGVYYENVDVKKKKTNIMLVGEGMGETVITGSRSFSSGWTTFRSATFAVSGAGFVARDLTIRNTAGPAAHQAVALRVDADRSAFFRVAVEGHQDTLYAHSLRQFYRDCRVSGTVDFVFGNGIAVIQRTTLATLPLAPGQTGSVTAQGRKDPNQNTGFSIHNCVVEAKHPTYLGRPWKPFSRVVVMESYLGAGVRSRGWLEWAGDVGLGTLFYGEYRNFGPGAGVGGRVRWPGYHVIMDPKWASRFTVRRFIDGLAWLPSTGVTFTADLIKK